A genomic window from Serratia liquefaciens includes:
- a CDS encoding GNAT family N-acetyltransferase, with protein sequence MLIRNATITDSAGIAAIYNDAVLNTTAIWNELSVDEANRAAWITERQGMGYPVLVAIDAAGEVMGYASFGDWRAWDGYRHTVEHSVYVRRDSRGGGVGKTLLIALIEQARAIGKHVMVAGIESGNHASVQLHINLGFEMVGRMSEVGAKFGKWLDLTFLQLKLDDASAPPKR encoded by the coding sequence ATGCTTATCCGTAACGCGACTATAACCGATAGCGCAGGCATCGCCGCTATCTATAACGACGCCGTGCTGAACACCACGGCAATCTGGAATGAACTTAGCGTCGACGAGGCAAACCGCGCCGCGTGGATAACAGAACGGCAGGGGATGGGCTATCCGGTGCTGGTGGCGATTGACGCTGCGGGTGAGGTGATGGGCTATGCCTCATTTGGTGATTGGCGGGCGTGGGACGGCTATCGACACACCGTCGAGCATTCGGTGTATGTTCGGCGAGACAGCCGCGGCGGCGGGGTAGGTAAAACGCTGCTGATTGCGCTGATTGAGCAGGCGCGGGCGATCGGCAAACACGTGATGGTGGCGGGCATTGAGTCCGGCAACCACGCGTCTGTGCAGTTACACATTAATCTGGGCTTCGAGATGGTCGGCCGTATGAGCGAAGTGGGTGCCAAGTTCGGCAAATGGCTGGATTTGACCTTCCTGCAGCTGAAACTCGACGACGCCAGCGCACCGCCGAAGCGTTAA
- a CDS encoding helix-turn-helix domain-containing protein, with product MDNKLDNLNQRIGARIRIEREARHWSLSDLAERAGVSRAMVHKIERGDSSPTAMLLGRLSGAFGLSMSKLIARAETQEGRLMRKQDQPLWVDPDSGYVRRHVSPQSDMPLDLVRIELPAGAAIPMPASAYAFMRQLIWVLSGSLVFQEGETRHEMGQGDCLELGPPTDCVFKNESAELCIYLVVVMNKA from the coding sequence ATGGATAATAAATTAGACAACCTAAATCAGCGCATCGGCGCGAGGATCCGCATCGAACGTGAGGCCCGCCATTGGTCGCTGTCCGATCTGGCGGAACGGGCCGGTGTTTCGCGCGCGATGGTGCACAAAATTGAACGTGGCGACAGTAGCCCAACGGCGATGTTGCTGGGGCGGCTTTCCGGCGCGTTCGGCCTTAGCATGTCCAAACTGATCGCCCGGGCAGAAACGCAGGAAGGTCGGCTGATGCGTAAGCAGGACCAGCCGCTGTGGGTCGATCCCGACAGCGGCTATGTCCGTCGCCATGTGTCGCCGCAGTCGGATATGCCGCTCGATCTGGTACGCATTGAACTGCCCGCCGGGGCGGCGATCCCCATGCCGGCTTCGGCCTATGCCTTTATGCGGCAATTGATCTGGGTTTTGTCCGGCTCGCTGGTGTTTCAGGAAGGCGAAACCCGCCACGAAATGGGCCAGGGCGATTGCCTGGAGCTTGGCCCCCCGACCGACTGCGTGTTCAAGAATGAGAGCGCCGAACTCTGCATCTATTTGGTGGTGGTGATGAACAAGGCCTGA
- a CDS encoding flavodoxin family protein gives MNSSHQPKRLIVLVGSPRRDGNSAALAQAIMAGAAEAGTDASLFFLDDYISGFLVDERHAAPPADRYGELFLEHFLPADAAVFCTPLYWYGMSAQTKAFFDRSFSYYSSAYPDAEQVHQRMSGKRIGLAVASEETYPGAAMGIVHQIQEFSRYSHSEFVGLVQGAGNSRGEISRDPRNPLQAARELGREIFTRPYSDYRMDTPRSPQVWQN, from the coding sequence ATGAATTCATCTCATCAGCCGAAGCGACTTATCGTCCTGGTTGGCAGCCCGCGCCGCGACGGCAACAGTGCCGCCCTGGCCCAGGCCATTATGGCGGGTGCCGCCGAGGCCGGCACCGACGCCAGCCTGTTTTTCTTAGACGATTACATCAGCGGTTTTTTGGTGGACGAGCGCCACGCCGCTCCGCCTGCCGACCGCTATGGCGAACTGTTCCTGGAACATTTTCTGCCGGCGGACGCGGCGGTGTTCTGCACCCCGCTTTACTGGTATGGCATGTCGGCGCAAACCAAGGCCTTTTTCGACCGCTCTTTCAGTTACTACTCCAGCGCCTACCCCGATGCGGAACAGGTGCATCAGCGTATGAGCGGCAAACGCATCGGGCTGGCGGTGGCCTCGGAGGAAACCTATCCCGGTGCCGCGATGGGGATTGTGCATCAAATTCAGGAGTTCAGCCGCTATTCGCATTCCGAATTCGTCGGGCTGGTTCAGGGGGCGGGCAACAGCCGGGGCGAAATCAGCCGCGATCCGCGTAACCCGTTGCAGGCCGCCCGCGAGTTGGGACGCGAGATCTTCACTCGTCCCTATTCAGATTACCGAATGGATACGCCGCGCAGCCCGCAGGTTTGGCAAAACTGA
- a CDS encoding DUF2623 family protein produces the protein MDNHFGKGLMAGLAAQDAKPAAQLSRFCCDYKRGFVLGYAHHLAESLGDENQAAFEAGLLCRAYDLNGEMMSEFFSGGSNRLAEKFFCAGYNREWQS, from the coding sequence ATGGATAATCACTTCGGTAAGGGGCTGATGGCGGGGTTAGCCGCGCAGGACGCCAAACCGGCTGCGCAACTGTCCCGTTTCTGCTGTGACTACAAGCGGGGTTTCGTATTGGGGTATGCCCATCATCTGGCGGAAAGCCTGGGTGATGAAAATCAGGCCGCGTTCGAGGCCGGGCTGCTCTGCCGGGCCTACGATCTTAACGGCGAGATGATGAGCGAGTTTTTCTCTGGTGGCAGCAACCGCCTGGCCGAAAAATTTTTCTGCGCAGGCTACAACCGGGAATGGCAAAGTTAA
- a CDS encoding LysR substrate-binding domain-containing protein, with protein MFATLPVTALRTFESAARLRSFKQAALELAVTPTAVSHQIKALEQQLGFALFDRIPRGVQLTPKGERLFAGVHGALLDVATVLDALRPTPSAGSLCVSVTHSFAALWLVPRLGRFYQAYPHYLVRLEACAEVIDLQQDASVDIAIRYSRANYPQLHQAARLEESFGVYGAPGLCAAEQPTPALITVRWRDSTLYETGWRDWCRAAGVDWWQRHTTLRAYDEEHYALQAAVAGQGLVLASSVMVSDQVRNGLLVPYRPEIRVPGAAYTALCVPGRERHPPVRAFLDWLQQELGG; from the coding sequence ATGTTCGCCACGCTACCGGTTACCGCATTGCGCACTTTCGAATCCGCCGCCCGACTGCGTAGTTTTAAACAGGCGGCTTTGGAGTTGGCGGTGACGCCGACGGCGGTGTCGCATCAGATTAAAGCGCTTGAGCAGCAGCTGGGCTTTGCATTATTTGACCGAATACCGCGGGGGGTACAGCTGACGCCAAAGGGCGAGCGTTTGTTCGCCGGAGTACACGGCGCCTTGCTCGATGTGGCAACGGTGCTGGATGCCCTGCGACCGACACCGAGCGCGGGGTCGCTGTGCGTTTCCGTCACCCATTCCTTCGCGGCGCTGTGGTTGGTGCCGCGCCTGGGGCGTTTTTATCAGGCCTATCCGCACTATTTGGTTCGTCTGGAAGCCTGCGCTGAGGTGATTGACCTGCAGCAGGACGCCAGCGTGGACATCGCCATCCGCTACAGCCGCGCAAATTACCCGCAGTTGCATCAGGCGGCTCGGCTGGAAGAGAGTTTTGGCGTTTATGGCGCTCCAGGACTCTGCGCGGCAGAGCAACCCACACCAGCGCTGATCACCGTTCGCTGGCGTGATTCCACCCTGTATGAAACCGGCTGGCGCGACTGGTGTCGGGCCGCCGGAGTTGACTGGTGGCAGCGGCACACGACGCTGCGGGCTTATGACGAAGAGCATTACGCGTTGCAGGCGGCGGTGGCCGGGCAAGGGCTGGTGCTGGCCAGCTCGGTCATGGTGTCCGATCAGGTGCGCAATGGCCTGTTGGTGCCTTACCGGCCGGAAATTCGCGTGCCGGGGGCGGCTTACACCGCACTGTGCGTCCCTGGGCGTGAACGGCACCCGCCGGTGCGCGCATTTCTCGACTGGCTACAGCAGGAGCTTGGCGGCTGA
- a CDS encoding nitroreductase family protein translates to MSQPRVSDHPIDAQFIERWSPRALANDPIDDTTLLSFFEAARWSPSAYNIQPWRFAYSKHGSASWDSYLDFLIEFNRGWAQNASALVVIISKTTSLNGEKEVDNPSHSFDTGAAWANLALQAHLKGWLTHCMGGVHHDRIKAALNLPDNYQVHGMVAIGKAGDKSLLPEFLQQKEIPSGRLPLEQTVVEGLNFTL, encoded by the coding sequence ATGAGCCAGCCAAGAGTTTCCGATCACCCGATTGATGCGCAGTTTATTGAACGTTGGTCGCCGCGTGCGCTGGCGAATGATCCTATCGACGATACGACCCTGTTGAGCTTCTTCGAAGCGGCACGCTGGTCGCCTTCGGCTTACAACATTCAGCCGTGGCGTTTTGCTTACAGCAAGCACGGCTCGGCCAGTTGGGACAGCTACCTGGATTTCCTGATTGAATTCAACCGCGGCTGGGCGCAGAACGCTTCGGCGCTGGTGGTGATCATTTCGAAAACGACCAGCCTGAACGGCGAGAAGGAAGTGGACAACCCAAGCCATTCCTTTGATACCGGTGCCGCCTGGGCCAATCTGGCGCTGCAGGCACATCTGAAAGGCTGGCTGACCCACTGCATGGGCGGCGTGCACCACGATAGAATCAAGGCTGCGCTGAACCTTCCGGATAACTATCAGGTGCACGGCATGGTGGCGATCGGCAAGGCGGGCGACAAATCCCTGCTGCCTGAATTCCTGCAGCAAAAAGAGATCCCTTCAGGGCGCTTGCCGCTGGAGCAAACGGTGGTGGAAGGGCTGAACTTTACCCTGTAA